The Glycine max cultivar Williams 82 chromosome 3, Glycine_max_v4.0, whole genome shotgun sequence sequence gtgtgtttggatagaaCAATTCAGCGGGAGGGGGGTTattttttcaaggaatttaaaaaaattcatgataaaatagcttgtttggatagaatatttgaaatgaaatttaatttttagtatttttatgaatcattttgattgactaaaaaAGTAGGATTttaaattctctaaaaaaatatagaatttgaaattttttattcggAGATGCTCACTTTAACTCACGTTCTTGTTCGCGACTCTTTCTCGCTCAACACTTGTAACTATCGGTGACCCAAGTTTTTACGGTCGACATcgacataagttgtttttcactgacattgCCTGAGGTTTTttcagttataatttttttgtatgatgtcaacTAAAGCTATTTTTTGTCGATATCGGCTAAGATTATTTTTAGATCATGTTGGTGAGGGTTATTTTCTTACTAACGTTAGTCATGGGAATTTTTTGCTGACATTGGCCAAAGATATTTTTTGCTGTTATCATTcaggttttttcagttgatgttgaccaatgatttttttggctgacgttggctagattttttctactgacatcggtcatgactaacttttgagtagacACCTGCTAAGATTTTCCAATCGACGTCAGTTAGGTTTTTCCAGCCAACATGAGTCaatgctattttttagccaacatcagccAGCTAGGTTTTGCCGATGTTAGCTAGGGTGCTTTGGCTGATatcaactagattttcttagccAACATcgattaggattttttttcctgACATCGACTAGGATTTTCTGGCTGACATTAGTCagagctatttcttaaccacattaaCTAGGTTTTTTAGTTAATGTTGACTAGGGTATTTTTGACCGACATCGGGCATGATTATTTTTAGTTGACATCGACTAGGTTCTTATAGTCGACATCCACTAGAGCTTTTCGGTCGACATCAGtcagagctattttttagccaacattaGCCAAGGCTATTTTATAGCCGATGTTGTGTAGGGTTTTTTGTCGGACATTGGtcagagctattttttagcTAACTTCGACTAGGGATTTTTCGGCCAACGttgaccaatgatgtttttcggccgacatcaGGTAGGTTCTATTAGTCGGCATCgaccaagctattttttagccgatattggatagatttttttgtcaactcctgctaggatttttttaggccgatgttggctaaaaatagcCTTAGTCAATGTCTTCGAAAAGACCCTAGCTGGTGTCAGCCAAACAAATCCTAGCCGACGTTGGTAAAAAAACCTAGTCAACATTGGCTGAAAAATAGTCCCGACTGACGTCAATTGGCAAATATTCTTGACATGCCTTGataaaaaaatcctatttgATGTTGACCGAAAAATAATTTTGGTTGATGTCGGTTTAAAAACATCACTGGTTGTGGTCAGGCAAAACAaccctagttaaaattatcaatattttatatttttaaattattaaaaattgaaaaatatttttttattaatatttcaaaattagattgtttttgttttctataaaatttaatattaaaatttcatctgtttaaaatataaaattaaaattttacatatggaggaaattgaattgccctatctaaacaaagaatttaaaattgaagaaatttgaattgatttatccaaacaaagcatttgaaaaataaaataaaaattaaaacaattcaaattctagACATTTCAAATTTCCTGAAATTTTGACATTTCTAATCCAAACACAAGGTTATTGTATTTATTCAGATCAACGAATCACATgtacaaaaaatcaaataaatacatttatattaaataaaaaatatacatatcttatttatataaactaaaacaaataggtgaattgctttaataAAATGCAAAACTAATAGATGAATCAAagctcatttatatattttaataaaattattttttcatatatgacCATATTTACTCACACAGCAGATTTTTctatatacaataaaaaattatactttaaaaaaGGATGCATAAAAAGTTTAGACTTGAATGCTAAAAgcgaaaaattgaaaaactaattaaattaaaaatattcgataaaattaattgttaaagtagctataattataaaataataaaaaataataatactatgatttattttaaaatatattatgaaaatcaataaatatatcaaggataaaaataaaaaaaatataaaaactaaaaactactaaattttttttcaccaactagtaaaaaaaaactagaaagtaactaaattattttttccaacatagcttaagtaaaataaattcaacAATCAAGTTTTCAATCCTATTtacattcattaaaaaaagaatcttTTTTACACTCAAAAGCTAACCTGTTATTCTATTATCGGCAGCACTTTTTGTAATTTGTACCCGAAAAAAATCAATGCAAACATTTGGCCagaaataataatagtagtataAAAACAACAACCAATTATTGGGGAAGCATTCCTTTCTGTCCCACTGCTGGAATTATTGTCCACTGAAGTATAATAAATACAGCCGTAAATAAACTAGGTTGCATTATATTCATATCGGCATAGCAAAATGAACAATGCATATATTATAGTATGCagcttctttattttattgtcacGGTCCAGAGACATCGATACCCACATGTATTCATCTATCAAGTTTTATTACAAAATCAACTATTATATGcagcttctttcttttcatgtcAGGAACACACATGCGTTCATCTATCAATCTTTGTACAAAATAGCAATATTATTGTAAGAAAATTGCAGGGGTCCAAGTCATAATAGAcaatagaaaataaagagaaaaccGCAGAACAAGTAAGGTATCTACTATCTATCAATAAACAAATGAAACTAACAATAGTACGGGTTGTGCGCACCAGAAAATAAAAGGTACGTATATTCTTCCCCTTTTATGAATCAGCAACTTCAAAAAGCTTAGTGGAGGGGGAGGAGAAAAGGGGAAGGGAAACAGAAAAAATCAGAATTCAGTAATCACTTAAGCTCAATATCAATAGCCATTGTTGGGGGGTAAAGTTCAAACTCCCATTGAGAAACTTTACTACATCTAATTAAAGATGAAATTGATTAAAACATAACTTAATTTCAACTCACAGcctacaaaattacaaattaaaccaTGAAATTCAAAACAGAAAATCCTATGACATAATGAAAATGCAAATCCACAAAATCTGGTGCTGAACAATGAAAGCAAAGCAAGCTGCTCCTTTTGTAGTTTGTGCACTATCCATGACTCAAAGCATGCAATCAGTTCTTGCAGGCAGCCTCCTGAAGAAATTCAGAGGCACCGAAGGAAGCTTGTGGCGGAACCTCGGGTGTCTCAACACATAGATTCCAGTGAAAAGTGCGACAATTTGGAAAGGAGTGACATAGAGTACAATGGCAGCAACCAGACAGAAAATCACAAAGAGGGCAGTGGCTCTTGGATCTCTCCAGCTGAGCAAAGACTGCAGCCTCTCCCCTTGAGTGGCCAAATCACCAACCACAGTCTGTATCCTCCCAGCAATGCTTCTAAGTCGGTCGTATCGCATCCTCACGATGTCTGAAGGCCTGGTGGTTGGGAATGTGTCAAACTCTTCATCCAGTTCATCAGGATGCGCAGAATCTGCATGGGAGAGGCGAGTGTCCATGTGAGGTGGGTGCCTTGGCCTCCATCTGTAGTACCAAACTCCGATCAAGAAGAGGTAAAGGAAGATTGTTGGTAAGATAAGCTCAGGGTACATGACCAATATTATGAACAGGATATGGATCAGAACTGTTGTGATTGGATTTTTCCAGTTGCAAATCTGGTCAAACCATTTTCCTACAGCAATTAATCCACCCAAAACTCCCATAATCCTGAAAAAGTTCGCCTTGCTTCTTCTCATACTCCACATGTGGGAACCCACATCTAGCATATATTCCACTATCTCCTTTCTCAGCGGTGGCTCGGCACGACTCAGTCTCATTGAAACAATCTGAGTAGCTTGATGCCTCAGATTATCAAGCTGGCTGACAGTTAGTGGGTGAATATAATGCATCTTTGGCaacaaaggtagtgaatacaTGTGCATCATATTAAGCAAAGAAGAACAAGTAAACCTAACAGCCAAGTGGATTTCACCCATTTTCTTCACACCATTTGGATGAAGAACTAGAAGTGGATAGGAATGTGTATAGACACGGTCAGTCTCGAGGGTAGAAAGACGAATTCTTACCTTCCCAATTTTGGAATCTTTTGCCCCTCCAGGCTTATCACCACCATGCAAATGACAGTTATCAAATACACCAATTGTAATGACAGTGCAAGGATCAAAAACCTCCCAAGTATACTGTTCATTCCACCGGGGTGCAAAGCTATCAATGATTGTCCTTGTTCGCACCCATTTCTGCCCATATTTCGCTACACAATAAGCATCAGTAGTCCCCTTACCATCTTTTGTTTTCATTGGCATCAAACCCTGAGCATTCAATATACCCAATTCAAGGACTCCAATACTGGACTTCCACAGCTGCTTCGCAGTTGGACGAAGATCACTGCTGTAGTGAGTTGATTCGTCCAAAACATGATAACCGCCTTCCAGACAGATCCTCATATGAATCTTGCTTGAAAACTtgatttccttcttcttttccccTTCCATAATAACAATGTACTTTTCAATATTATACCACTTAGTATTCACAGGCTTTTGATCCAGTCTCCGATCCACCATCTGCAAAGGAATTGCACACTTCCCCAGCGACTCCTCTTTGTTAGGTGCAACTCTGTCTTCCACACTCAGAGTCAGAGGCTCTTCAAACGGCTCAGCAGCCACAAACATCAAATCCTCATTCCACATTGGATTGATAGTCCTGCTCTGAGAGATTCTAGTCCTCAAGGTCTGATTTCCCAGAGCAGCCTTCACAAAAACTTCAGGGTATCTACCCTTATCACTTGGCTGCAAGTCTTGCGCCTCTATTATATTAACCCTCAAATACCAAAGCTTAGGAGATAGATATACCTTTGATCTAATGTTTGCAAGAGCATCAGTCCCGCTAACGGTTGCAGCATCCGAGTGCCACGCTTCGGGAAACGCCTCATCAGCTTGTGTACCCATCCAAACAGCCAGCATCAGCTCCCCCTTCGCCTTGTCACCCTTTCTGTCCTCCAGCCTATACCACTGCGGTGCCAAGGGACTGTCTGGTGGAACACGCTTTGGGATCTCATTGAGGTCAAATAAGACACGACCAATGAAGTCATCTTTCACGACATCCTTGTCCTTCACAGTGACCTCCAGTATGGAAGCCTGAATGCGGTCTTTGGAGAAAGCAAAAACCTGGTTCCATTCGGGATTAGACTTCTTGTCGAAGTGCCGAGTGGTGCCTTTGTAGTTCCCCAGCTTGACTTCAGTATAAGGGTCACAACTGCCAGTGACATCCTTTGCAGGTAAGTCCTTAGCTTTCACAACCCTCACATAGAGATACTGCATTTGCTCGACTAGGTCAT is a genomic window containing:
- the LOC100818371 gene encoding FT-interacting protein 3, which produces MQRPPPEDFLLKETKPHLGGGKVSGDKLTSTYDLVEQMQYLYVRVVKAKDLPAKDVTGSCDPYTEVKLGNYKGTTRHFDKKSNPEWNQVFAFSKDRIQASILEVTVKDKDVVKDDFIGRVLFDLNEIPKRVPPDSPLAPQWYRLEDRKGDKAKGELMLAVWMGTQADEAFPEAWHSDAATVSGTDALANIRSKVYLSPKLWYLRVNIIEAQDLQPSDKGRYPEVFVKAALGNQTLRTRISQSRTINPMWNEDLMFVAAEPFEEPLTLSVEDRVAPNKEESLGKCAIPLQMVDRRLDQKPVNTKWYNIEKYIVIMEGEKKKEIKFSSKIHMRICLEGGYHVLDESTHYSSDLRPTAKQLWKSSIGVLELGILNAQGLMPMKTKDGKGTTDAYCVAKYGQKWVRTRTIIDSFAPRWNEQYTWEVFDPCTVITIGVFDNCHLHGGDKPGGAKDSKIGKVRIRLSTLETDRVYTHSYPLLVLHPNGVKKMGEIHLAVRFTCSSLLNMMHMYSLPLLPKMHYIHPLTVSQLDNLRHQATQIVSMRLSRAEPPLRKEIVEYMLDVGSHMWSMRRSKANFFRIMGVLGGLIAVGKWFDQICNWKNPITTVLIHILFIILVMYPELILPTIFLYLFLIGVWYYRWRPRHPPHMDTRLSHADSAHPDELDEEFDTFPTTRPSDIVRMRYDRLRSIAGRIQTVVGDLATQGERLQSLLSWRDPRATALFVIFCLVAAIVLYVTPFQIVALFTGIYVLRHPRFRHKLPSVPLNFFRRLPARTDCML